From the genome of Apostichopus japonicus isolate 1M-3 chromosome 17, ASM3797524v1, whole genome shotgun sequence:
AGACACTGAATGAACCACTTTTCCAGGGATCACAAGTAACAAAGGCTGAGGTAATCCTGATGGTCATGACTTTTGTGATGCGGCATTGTCTGTCTACAGCTGCCATGGTGGATCTTCTGCATATTATTAATAGCATATTAGGAAGAGTTGTTATACCAGCATCAAAATATGTATTTGAGAAGTTATTTAAAAGCAATTTTTTGaatttatcatttcatttttattgcaGTTATTGTTTGAGCTTTGTTAGAACCTGGCAAGGCGTAAATGTAGGTGTTGTCTCTTGCCCACATTGTCAGAGAGATTGCAATGTTGGAAACATGCAAAATAGTAACTTTTTCATTACATCTAGTCTGAAGCATCAGATAAAGACTTTATTTGAAAGGGAGGACATAACAGTCAATCTGGCTTATAGGTACAACAGACATAAGAAACAGGAAGGAAATTTGGAAGATATTTTTGATGGTGAAATTTACAAAAATCTTGAAGAAGtacataattttccaaataaCTTCACATACACTTTTAATACAGATGGAATGCCAGTGTTCAAGTCTGCAAGTTACTCCCTTTGGCCAATCTATATCATGATTAATGAGCTTCCACCAAGTTTAAGAATGAAAAATTTACTGCTTGCTGGTGTATGGTTCGGCCAAAAAGGGCCTCGTATGAATATATTTTTAGAAAAGTTTGTAAGAGAAGCAAGAATTTTGGCTGATGATGGTGTTGAGTGGGAAAATGAGGGTGAAATAATTAGAAGCAAATTCTACGGAATTTGTTGTTGTGCTGATGCTCCTGCCAGGGCAGCTTTGCAAAACCGCCTGCAGTTTAATGGATACATGGGCTGTGGTTTATGTTATCATCCAGGGCGAGCAGTAGAGAGGGTGGTCAAGTACCCTGTTGATGTTTGTGATCATGCTGAGCGATGTGATGATGAAGTGCTGGAAGACATGGTCAAGGCTTTAGATGAAGGTCGCATCATACGTGGTGTCAAAGGTCCAACACCTGTAATAAATTTGCCAAAGTTTCCATTAGTCTGGGGTTTCCCTCCTGATTTCATGCACTGCCTTCTCCTTGGTGTAGCAAGACAACTTGCTGAACTTTGGTTTAGTAGCCCAGCAAACAGTGTCTATTATATTGGTCAACCAAATGTTTTGAATAGGCTTGATAAAATTCTCAAATCAATTAAGGTTCCATCATTTGTGTCTCGTATGCCACGACCAATTACAGAAAGGAAACACTGGAAAGCCATTGAGTGGTACAActggttattttatttttccatccCATGCTTGCATGGTGTTTTACCAGAGCAGTATTTGAGACACTTCTACGCACTTGTTCAGGGTTGCTACATCTTACTTCAAAAGTCCCTTAGT
Proteins encoded in this window:
- the LOC139984831 gene encoding uncharacterized protein gives rise to the protein MFLLDLRKNINSSDEEPTIPRRTLNRYKKGSKTLKKGQLENNWSRDFNCSTSSEDGRPNDDVHSSYGEMVSSSASEGNCSGNTAAADSTVERESDDSGPPSEEPSSPSSSSETDSDVPADDEAAFQADETLNEPLFQGSQVTKAEVILMVMTFVMRHCLSTAAMVDLLHIINSILGRVVIPASKYVFEKLFKSNFLNLSFHFYCSYCLSFVRTWQGVNVGVVSCPHCQRDCNVGNMQNSNFFITSSLKHQIKTLFEREDITVNLAYRYNRHKKQEGNLEDIFDGEIYKNLEEVHNFPNNFTYTFNTDGMPVFKSASYSLWPIYIMINELPPSLRMKNLLLAGVWFGQKGPRMNIFLEKFVREARILADDGVEWENEGEIIRSKFYGICCCADAPARAALQNRLQFNGYMGCGLCYHPGRAVERVVKYPVDVCDHAERCDDEVLEDMVKALDEGRIIRGVKGPTPVINLPKFPLVWGFPPDFMHCLLLGVARQLAELWFSSPANSVYYIGQPNVLNRLDKILKSIKVPSFVSRMPRPITERKHWKAIEWYNWLFYFSIPCLHGVLPEQYLRHFYALVQGCYILLQKSLSPEDVNTADILLFNFVGHMQLLYGEKAMTSNVHSLVHLAKSVKMWGPLWTHSCFPFETANGEIKNVLKGNRGIMLQAMYKFFLVRALPLFGANYMVSDRIKAFCKEMLSPRKLKPTEFMDSVELYGAGSVQLLSNAEQNALLVNELEVVNEAVVYKRLGKDGIIYHSQQYTKATRRNCTMFYLSNGQVGRIQKVLCIQNECIILYKMMHFVPDNGFQDPQNNTDVFHIKLCAHLSENVSAIAATELCGSCFLVDVGERSFICFPASYVAL